From the Candidatus Neomarinimicrobiota bacterium genome, one window contains:
- the recJ gene encoding single-stranded-DNA-specific exonuclease RecJ: MNKLWSFPEIDKNKSKALSAETGLSRIIVELLLNRGIQTLNEAKLFFNPSEEHFHDPFLLNDMEKAIEIVFKHIEKDNRILIYGDYDVDGTTSTSILYLTLKKMGARVTYYIPKREEGYGLSIKGIESAKQVGISLIISCDCGITAHKEVEFAMSNGIEVIITDHHEAVGELPNAAAVVDPKRPDSSYPFRNLSGAGVAFKFVQAIRKHQDKENWYAEEFYDLAALGTAADIVPMTGENRVIVSLGLPAIFKGGRVGLKSLLRSSGFKKNRLTVSDVIFKFGPRINAVGRIGDAREAAELFTTNNFQRAEELAKKFEILNTERRAIDMKTFKEAEEQLLERYDPDQFSGAVLYGENWHQGVIGIVASRITEKYHRPAVMISLNNGIGRGSGRSIPGFNLHEALKECSDLLIGFGGHEQAGGLTIERSKLQEFVDTFDDVVAAKLTDEMIKPTLKVESKISFGEIDKKLLETIRRLEPYGVDNAQPIFVSEGVEIEGKPLIVGDNHLKMKVKQGGILFDTIGFNMAEDLVRILNPPEAGIKLAYEIEENEWNGRKNTQLVLKDIQL, from the coding sequence ATGAATAAATTATGGTCCTTTCCTGAAATAGATAAGAATAAATCTAAGGCTCTTTCAGCTGAAACAGGGCTTTCAAGAATAATCGTTGAATTACTTCTTAATCGCGGAATTCAAACGCTTAACGAAGCAAAACTATTTTTTAATCCTTCCGAAGAGCATTTTCATGATCCTTTTTTACTGAATGATATGGAGAAAGCGATTGAAATAGTTTTCAAACATATAGAAAAGGATAATCGTATTCTTATTTATGGCGACTATGATGTTGACGGGACGACTTCAACTTCTATTCTATACCTTACTCTCAAAAAAATGGGAGCTCGTGTGACATATTATATTCCGAAGCGTGAGGAAGGATATGGTCTGTCAATAAAAGGTATTGAATCCGCTAAACAGGTAGGCATTAGCTTAATAATTTCATGCGATTGTGGTATCACCGCTCATAAAGAAGTTGAATTTGCAATGAGCAACGGTATTGAAGTTATAATTACCGACCACCACGAAGCCGTTGGGGAATTGCCGAATGCAGCGGCTGTAGTCGATCCTAAAAGACCTGATTCATCATATCCATTTCGTAATCTGTCCGGCGCCGGGGTGGCTTTCAAATTTGTTCAAGCCATACGGAAACATCAAGATAAAGAAAATTGGTATGCAGAAGAATTCTACGATTTGGCGGCGCTCGGTACAGCCGCGGATATAGTTCCCATGACAGGTGAAAACAGAGTAATCGTTTCTCTCGGATTACCTGCCATTTTCAAAGGGGGAAGAGTGGGTTTGAAATCGCTCTTGCGCTCTTCAGGGTTTAAAAAAAACCGTCTCACAGTGAGCGATGTAATATTCAAATTCGGACCGAGAATCAACGCTGTAGGCAGAATCGGGGATGCGCGGGAAGCTGCTGAACTTTTTACTACGAATAATTTCCAGCGTGCAGAGGAATTGGCGAAAAAGTTTGAGATTCTAAATACGGAAAGACGTGCGATAGATATGAAAACATTTAAGGAGGCTGAGGAACAGTTACTTGAAAGATATGATCCTGATCAATTTTCCGGCGCTGTTCTTTATGGGGAGAACTGGCATCAGGGAGTAATCGGCATTGTCGCTTCGAGAATAACGGAAAAATATCATAGACCGGCAGTTATGATTTCGCTCAATAACGGTATTGGGAGAGGATCGGGACGAAGTATTCCGGGATTTAATCTACACGAAGCGCTAAAAGAATGTTCAGATCTTTTAATCGGATTCGGCGGTCACGAACAGGCTGGAGGCCTGACCATAGAAAGGTCAAAGCTACAAGAATTCGTTGACACATTTGATGATGTTGTAGCGGCCAAGCTGACAGACGAAATGATTAAGCCGACCCTCAAAGTAGAAAGCAAAATTTCATTCGGTGAAATTGATAAAAAACTGTTGGAAACTATTCGAAGGCTTGAGCCTTACGGAGTTGACAATGCACAACCGATTTTCGTATCAGAAGGAGTTGAAATAGAGGGAAAACCGCTTATAGTGGGAGATAATCATCTGAAAATGAAGGTCAAACAGGGTGGTATTTTGTTTGATACCATTGGATTCAATATGGCTGAAGATCTGGTAAGGATTCTCAACCCGCCTGAAGCGGGTATTAAATTAGCATATGAAATCGAAGAAAATGAATGGAACGGCAGAAAAAACACTCAACTGGTATTAAAGGATATTCAACTTTAA
- a CDS encoding Nif3-like dinuclear metal center hexameric protein, with product MKVNDAIKILNDWAPEETAQEWDNVGLLIGSESDDLSGILVALDITEMVVKEAVKTDSNLVVTHHPIIFDPLFKLKSNEYPASVIINIIKNDISVYSMHTNLDAVKGGVNDQLAKKLNLTEVEPIGSDAIGHLGRIGKTVEKIKLGDFLDMVKVALKVEALKYQGNLEDNVKSVAICSGSGGSFLESVIELGADVFVSSDIKHSHWLQAKNRISLVDAGHYESEQVILDLIVSQLKSGLASSDISVARSETETNPLKLFNGNSDIN from the coding sequence GTGAAAGTAAACGACGCTATAAAAATATTGAATGATTGGGCTCCGGAAGAAACAGCTCAGGAATGGGATAATGTAGGATTATTGATTGGTTCTGAAAGTGATGATTTATCAGGTATATTAGTCGCATTGGATATTACGGAAATGGTGGTGAAAGAAGCTGTTAAAACGGATTCTAACCTTGTAGTTACACACCATCCGATTATATTTGATCCCTTATTCAAGTTGAAATCAAATGAATATCCTGCTTCAGTAATTATCAATATTATTAAAAATGATATTTCCGTTTACTCAATGCATACGAATTTAGATGCCGTTAAGGGTGGAGTAAACGACCAGCTTGCAAAAAAGTTAAATTTAACCGAAGTGGAACCAATAGGGAGTGATGCCATTGGTCATTTAGGCAGGATAGGAAAAACAGTTGAGAAGATAAAATTAGGTGATTTTCTTGATATGGTAAAAGTCGCTTTAAAAGTGGAAGCGCTTAAATATCAAGGTAATTTGGAGGATAACGTTAAAAGTGTGGCTATCTGTTCAGGCTCAGGGGGGAGTTTCCTTGAAAGCGTGATTGAATTAGGCGCCGATGTGTTTGTCAGCTCCGACATCAAGCATAGTCATTGGCTTCAGGCCAAGAACAGAATAAGTTTAGTTGATGCGGGACATTATGAAAGTGAACAGGTGATTTTAGATTTGATTGTATCGCAATTGAAATCAGGATTAGCGTCATCAGACATTTCTGTTGCAAGGTCTGAAACAGAAACTAATCCATTGAAATTGTTTAATGGTAACTCAGATATAAATTAA
- a CDS encoding TonB-dependent receptor: MSLYIIRHIFIVTLTLLLVSLILPDFATAGDTGALNGSIKDENGKPLIGASVVLTGTSMGAATDSKGNFLIFNIKYGSYDIRFSMIGYQAVIYQNVTILPDIISSLDIILKQSTLSMEEVVVEAASPLIRRDITGSLHELGREKIQNIPVNTLEEIAGLQVGVTRDGYIRGGRRNEVLYLIDGLPANDLITGGLGTDLPKSSIERYTLQTGGIDAEYGDALSGVINISTSTSKDKTVRSFRFKSDNLQGGTEHSKESEAELYLSGPLRNSNLSYLVSGNFNSSSTRWWQDMDLYFDSPTSSAGNLLSKLEMNFGRNKTLAIQGIYSSRKWRDYEFSWRFNLSGLPKRKRDSLRLALFWSHSLSNRILYTISLSRYDIQSRIGEGSPDQLSVEPWQYDILLRYVISGNRNWWEKTNQTNYTIKSDIQSKLFDRHLFKAGVNLNLFNVNSEIIKLEPRKTYFGKPKLGEDLLNYSNSYEYRPRSGSIYIQDKIVSGYDGSTVSVGVRLDFLDPRASRPAIELIPISENEFEQNVSSFVPASVKYNISPRLGFSAPLTDKAVMFLTFGQYFQNPLFEQLYSGLSNTQFRFGNSVLRGNPDLEPETTRAIEISLKYRLPSHSSFSVVYYQKETTNQIDSRTLIPTNSRIAGDYGFSEFVNNPFAKSSGFEFIISRKGAKRLNGNISYVLGRAKGLSENTDQGLNFAQWGFEVPSQIYFMSWDQRHTFKGDLLFETSNNYLFSLLWEVHSGRPFTFFPSSDGVTAENPDQPFIPNNRRLPSSKIVDIQLSKRFILTRSKGKLSGRSVMVYFTSRNLLDSKNAIWADSSGKLGGELDDPSAFNIGRRSFIGITVDL; the protein is encoded by the coding sequence TTGTCGCTATATATCATCAGGCACATTTTTATAGTTACCCTTACCCTTCTACTTGTGTCGTTAATATTACCTGATTTCGCCACAGCGGGAGATACCGGTGCCCTCAACGGCAGCATAAAGGACGAAAATGGGAAACCACTTATAGGCGCTTCAGTGGTACTGACAGGCACATCAATGGGTGCGGCAACCGACAGCAAAGGTAATTTTTTAATATTCAACATTAAATACGGCTCCTATGACATCAGATTTTCTATGATTGGATATCAGGCCGTCATCTATCAGAATGTTACTATATTACCTGATATAATCTCTTCTTTGGACATAATATTGAAACAATCAACACTTTCAATGGAAGAAGTAGTAGTGGAAGCCGCATCACCTTTAATCAGACGGGATATTACCGGCTCTTTACATGAATTGGGCAGAGAGAAAATTCAGAATATTCCGGTTAATACACTCGAAGAAATTGCGGGTTTGCAGGTAGGAGTGACTCGTGATGGTTATATCAGAGGCGGCAGACGAAATGAAGTCTTATACCTAATAGACGGCTTGCCGGCCAATGACTTGATAACCGGAGGTCTCGGCACCGATTTACCTAAGAGTTCCATAGAGAGATACACTCTCCAAACCGGTGGTATTGACGCCGAATACGGCGATGCCCTTTCGGGTGTAATCAATATTTCAACATCCACAAGTAAGGATAAAACTGTTAGATCATTTCGATTTAAATCGGATAACCTTCAGGGTGGGACAGAACACAGCAAGGAATCTGAAGCGGAGCTGTATTTAAGCGGTCCTCTGAGGAATTCTAATTTGAGTTATCTTGTGTCGGGAAATTTTAACTCCTCAAGTACAAGATGGTGGCAGGATATGGATTTATATTTCGATTCACCAACTTCATCCGCCGGAAATTTATTATCAAAATTAGAAATGAATTTCGGCAGGAATAAAACATTAGCTATCCAGGGAATATATTCAAGCAGAAAATGGCGTGATTACGAATTCAGCTGGCGATTTAATCTAAGCGGCTTACCAAAACGGAAGAGAGATTCCCTAAGGCTGGCTTTATTTTGGTCTCATTCGCTTTCAAACAGAATCTTATACACTATTTCCCTGTCGCGTTACGATATTCAGTCTCGCATCGGCGAAGGAAGTCCCGATCAATTAAGCGTAGAGCCGTGGCAATATGATATTCTCCTTCGTTACGTTATTTCCGGTAATCGAAACTGGTGGGAAAAAACAAATCAAACAAACTACACAATTAAATCTGACATCCAGAGTAAGCTCTTTGACCGCCATCTATTCAAAGCGGGGGTAAATCTCAATCTCTTCAATGTGAACTCGGAAATCATAAAACTCGAACCGAGAAAAACCTATTTCGGTAAACCGAAATTAGGTGAAGATTTACTTAATTACAGCAATAGTTATGAATACCGCCCAAGGTCCGGAAGTATATATATTCAAGATAAGATAGTCTCCGGTTACGACGGGTCAACCGTGAGCGTCGGAGTGCGATTAGATTTTCTTGATCCTCGCGCAAGTCGGCCTGCTATCGAATTGATACCGATAAGTGAAAACGAATTTGAACAAAATGTTTCTTCGTTTGTTCCCGCATCTGTAAAATATAACATAAGTCCTCGATTGGGATTTTCTGCCCCGTTGACCGATAAAGCGGTTATGTTTCTGACTTTTGGTCAATATTTCCAAAACCCGCTGTTTGAGCAACTCTACTCGGGACTCTCCAACACCCAGTTCCGATTTGGAAATAGTGTTTTGAGAGGTAATCCGGATCTTGAACCCGAGACAACAAGAGCTATCGAAATCAGTCTTAAATATCGTCTACCGTCCCATTCAAGTTTTTCGGTTGTTTATTATCAGAAAGAGACAACAAACCAAATTGATTCCCGGACTTTAATACCCACAAACAGCAGAATCGCAGGAGATTATGGATTTTCAGAATTCGTAAATAATCCATTCGCCAAATCTTCGGGATTTGAATTTATCATTTCTAGAAAAGGCGCCAAAAGACTAAATGGCAACATATCATATGTCCTCGGTAGAGCAAAGGGTCTGAGCGAAAACACTGATCAGGGGCTGAACTTCGCGCAATGGGGATTTGAAGTACCCTCACAAATTTATTTTATGAGTTGGGATCAAAGACATACCTTTAAGGGTGATCTTCTATTTGAAACATCAAACAATTACCTTTTTTCACTTCTCTGGGAGGTGCATTCCGGCCGACCATTCACGTTTTTTCCTTCATCTGATGGAGTTACCGCTGAAAATCCCGATCAACCATTCATTCCCAATAATAGAAGACTTCCTTCCTCTAAAATAGTCGATATACAACTATCCAAACGATTTATTTTAACAAGATCTAAAGGCAAACTTTCAGGCAGATCCGTGATGGTTTATTTCACTTCCCGGAACCTGCTGGACTCGAAGAACGCTATCTGGGCAGATTCCTCCGGAAAACTCGGAGGAGAATTGGATGACCCTTCAGCGTTTAATATTGGCAGAAGATCTTTCATCGGGATCACTGTAGATTTATAA
- a CDS encoding acyl-CoA carboxylase subunit beta, with protein MKIFESKLDTKSKEFKERKKFLKILLEELNSKSVETKEHDKSRLAKLAEKGKQSAREKIKRVLDKNSPATEIGLFAADGMYEEIKGGYKSAGVVTVIGEVAGKKCVIVANDPLVKSGAWVEITCKKNLRAQEIAMENHLPIIYMVDSAGVNLERQAEIFPDKEHFGRIFRNNAKLSAMGIPQISCVFGFCVAGGAYLPAMSSELAMITGNANMFLAGPFLVKSALGQDVDMATLGGAEMHNAVSGVADYQFDTEDEAFDWIRNQMALIGAQKKLGLAREKAIEPKLDPDELLGILPADLGGKYDVREIIGRIVDGSELEEYKKKYGKTIVTCFARIGGFSVGIVANQGMSVKKEMPLDHTGKSQPPQIQMGNVIYSDSAKKAANFIMLCNERRIPLVFMQDVTGFMVGTKAENEGIIKDGAQFVNVQANSVVPKFTVILRNSFGAGNYAMCGKAYDPRLIVGWPTTRLAVMDGGIAANTVLYTKRDLSDSEKEEFYERIKAKYEKEMSPYYLAARMMLDAVIDPRDTRNLLIQGLEMADHNPDMPAYLTGVLRT; from the coding sequence ATGAAAATTTTTGAATCAAAATTAGATACCAAATCAAAAGAATTTAAAGAACGTAAAAAGTTTCTCAAGATTCTCCTCGAAGAATTGAATTCAAAATCAGTTGAAACAAAAGAGCATGATAAATCGCGCCTTGCTAAACTCGCCGAGAAAGGGAAACAGAGTGCGAGAGAAAAAATAAAGCGTGTACTTGATAAAAACTCACCCGCTACGGAAATTGGATTGTTTGCCGCTGATGGTATGTATGAAGAGATTAAAGGCGGTTATAAATCCGCAGGCGTGGTCACGGTTATCGGCGAGGTTGCCGGTAAAAAGTGCGTCATAGTAGCGAACGATCCGCTTGTTAAATCAGGAGCCTGGGTAGAAATTACATGCAAGAAAAATCTTAGAGCTCAGGAAATCGCAATGGAGAATCATCTGCCCATCATATATATGGTGGATTCAGCGGGCGTCAACCTTGAACGTCAGGCTGAGATTTTTCCTGATAAAGAGCATTTTGGAAGGATATTCAGAAATAATGCCAAGCTTTCGGCGATGGGTATCCCGCAAATATCGTGTGTGTTCGGATTTTGTGTTGCGGGAGGGGCTTATCTTCCCGCTATGTCCAGCGAATTAGCGATGATAACCGGAAACGCTAATATGTTTTTAGCCGGCCCGTTTCTCGTAAAATCGGCATTGGGACAGGATGTCGATATGGCAACATTAGGCGGGGCAGAAATGCATAACGCCGTCAGCGGAGTAGCGGATTACCAATTCGATACGGAAGATGAGGCTTTCGATTGGATACGCAATCAGATGGCTCTTATCGGCGCTCAGAAAAAATTAGGTCTGGCGAGAGAGAAAGCAATAGAACCGAAATTAGATCCCGATGAGTTACTTGGGATTCTCCCCGCTGACTTAGGCGGCAAGTACGATGTGAGGGAGATAATCGGACGAATCGTGGACGGAAGTGAATTGGAGGAATATAAGAAAAAATACGGGAAGACGATAGTCACCTGTTTTGCCAGGATCGGAGGATTTTCTGTCGGCATTGTAGCCAATCAGGGGATGTCGGTAAAAAAAGAAATGCCGCTCGATCATACCGGAAAATCCCAACCCCCGCAAATACAGATGGGAAATGTGATTTATTCGGATTCCGCGAAGAAGGCTGCCAACTTTATAATGCTGTGCAACGAACGGAGGATACCACTCGTTTTTATGCAGGACGTAACAGGATTTATGGTAGGAACAAAAGCTGAGAATGAAGGAATTATTAAGGATGGCGCTCAATTTGTTAATGTTCAGGCAAATTCGGTTGTTCCGAAGTTTACTGTTATCCTGCGGAACTCTTTCGGTGCGGGAAACTATGCGATGTGCGGAAAAGCTTACGACCCCCGCTTGATAGTTGGCTGGCCCACGACTCGACTTGCGGTAATGGACGGCGGAATAGCGGCAAACACGGTCCTATATACAAAGAGGGATTTAAGCGATTCAGAGAAAGAAGAATTTTATGAACGGATTAAAGCAAAGTACGAAAAAGAAATGTCTCCATATTATTTAGCTGCCCGAATGATGTTAGATGCCGTAATTGACCCTCGTGATACCCGAAACTTGTTGATTCAGGGATTAGAAATGGCAGACCATAATCCGGATATGCCCGCCTATCTGACGGGAGTATTAAGGACTTGA
- a CDS encoding DUF1446 domain-containing protein encodes MSADIIRIANAQGFWGDSVDAPLNMVRGGQIDYLTLDYLAEVTMSIMQRQKSKNPQAGYAKDFVDVMREIFPDVLEKGIKVVTNAGGVNLDSCLEALRSTANELGISGLKIGIVKGDDILDRLDELLDDGAPLSNMDTGLSLKEIRDSIVSANVYLGAAPIAEALSKGADIVITGRVTDTGLTLAPMIYEFGWNSDDFNLLAAGTVAGHILECGAQSTGGNYSRWWDVPDYSNIGYPIVEASSDGSFVITKHDGTGGLINRESVSEQLLYEMGEPTNYITPDCVVDFTSIALEEEGNNRVRVTGVKGGAATDTFKVSINHFVGYKASGSLTISGPFAVDKAKKCAEIIWKRLEQAGYEYEETNTEFLGLDSSHGKINPIPEQVNEVVLRLGVRDSDKSAVERFGKELAPVITNGPPGITGFAGGRPKPQNIYAYWPALLSKKLIKPEVTVESI; translated from the coding sequence TTGAGCGCGGATATAATCCGAATTGCCAACGCTCAGGGCTTTTGGGGAGATTCCGTAGATGCTCCTCTGAATATGGTCAGGGGTGGACAAATAGATTACCTGACGTTGGATTATCTGGCTGAAGTGACTATGTCAATTATGCAGAGGCAAAAAAGTAAAAATCCACAGGCTGGTTACGCCAAAGATTTTGTGGATGTAATGAGAGAAATTTTCCCCGACGTATTGGAAAAAGGAATAAAAGTTGTTACGAATGCGGGAGGAGTGAACCTTGATTCCTGTTTAGAGGCGCTGAGAAGTACCGCCAATGAATTAGGAATCTCGGGTTTAAAAATTGGCATCGTAAAAGGTGATGACATATTGGATAGGCTTGATGAACTGTTGGATGATGGGGCACCGCTGTCCAATATGGATACCGGGCTTTCACTGAAAGAGATTAGGGACAGCATTGTCTCCGCTAATGTTTACCTGGGAGCAGCTCCAATTGCGGAAGCGCTTTCGAAAGGCGCTGATATTGTGATTACCGGAAGGGTTACCGATACGGGGTTAACGCTCGCTCCGATGATATATGAATTTGGCTGGAATTCTGATGATTTTAATCTTCTGGCTGCGGGAACGGTGGCGGGTCACATTCTTGAATGCGGGGCTCAAAGCACAGGCGGTAATTACTCGCGCTGGTGGGATGTTCCCGATTATTCAAATATAGGATACCCGATTGTTGAAGCTTCTTCTGACGGTTCATTTGTCATAACAAAACACGATGGGACAGGGGGGCTTATCAACAGAGAATCGGTTAGCGAACAGCTGTTGTACGAAATGGGAGAGCCGACGAATTACATCACACCCGATTGTGTTGTAGATTTCACAAGTATTGCTTTGGAAGAAGAGGGGAATAATCGCGTTCGCGTCACCGGTGTGAAAGGGGGTGCGGCTACTGATACATTCAAAGTATCTATCAATCATTTCGTCGGATATAAAGCGTCGGGAAGTTTAACTATTTCCGGTCCGTTCGCGGTTGATAAAGCAAAAAAATGCGCTGAAATTATTTGGAAAAGGCTCGAGCAAGCCGGATATGAATACGAAGAAACGAATACGGAATTTTTGGGATTGGACTCAAGTCATGGAAAGATAAATCCAATTCCGGAACAGGTCAATGAGGTTGTGCTCCGACTCGGTGTGCGGGATTCAGATAAATCAGCGGTTGAACGATTCGGGAAAGAGTTGGCTCCTGTCATTACTAACGGCCCCCCGGGTATTACCGGATTTGCAGGCGGAAGACCGAAACCACAAAATATTTATGCGTATTGGCCTGCTTTGTTAAGTAAAAAACTGATAAAACCTGAAGTAACGGTGGAATCAATTTAG
- a CDS encoding NTP transferase domain-containing protein: MEKEDTLSLLKKLSSPLDLSKGSVGIILAAGHGKRIKSEKSKMLHEIWGKPTVLRVQTALEQGLVSSAQIIVVGIKANEVADTVSKKENLAFVFQEEQKGTGDAVKRALNLLSDEDFDGAVYIVPGDMGLIDKDTISDFKESFQSSKADMMVLTGLYEGDTKRNQYGRIVRVPDGKHKGEVVEIIEHKDILAMSNAQAYQITHKGMKFEVGKNDLLNIREFNTGIFGFKAKSLRENLGELTTDNVQGELYLTDLIKMYNEDDKKVSAVNAENSRLVEGFNEKSTLLEMEAIARDRVYELLKDVITIEDRYDFFIAEEVVERILKLDNSGKSGDIIIQKGVSLGPNVRLSNGVEICTNSQLTGEVQIGANTFIGKRVTMSNFPGQSIKIGEGTEILHGNEIKGEVKIGDNCIIESRVSITGNDEFPVIIEDNVHLRGVTYIFGSKIEKGVHITHSVLKRKHVRNLESESGNTFKIRYVLPSPEGEEAVTDI, encoded by the coding sequence TTGGAAAAAGAAGATACTCTTTCACTTCTCAAAAAACTAAGCTCGCCATTAGACCTCTCAAAAGGCTCTGTGGGCATCATACTTGCAGCAGGACACGGAAAGCGAATAAAATCCGAAAAGTCTAAAATGCTTCACGAAATCTGGGGTAAACCGACTGTTTTGCGTGTTCAAACAGCTTTGGAGCAGGGACTGGTCAGTTCGGCTCAGATTATCGTGGTCGGCATTAAGGCGAATGAAGTAGCGGATACAGTCAGTAAGAAGGAGAATCTTGCTTTTGTTTTTCAGGAGGAACAAAAAGGAACGGGAGACGCTGTCAAAAGAGCGTTGAATCTTTTAAGCGATGAGGATTTCGATGGGGCTGTTTACATAGTTCCGGGCGATATGGGACTAATAGACAAGGATACTATATCTGATTTTAAAGAATCATTTCAATCATCAAAAGCGGATATGATGGTATTGACGGGACTCTACGAAGGAGATACGAAACGCAATCAATATGGCAGAATTGTTCGAGTACCGGATGGTAAGCATAAAGGTGAGGTGGTTGAGATCATAGAGCATAAAGATATTCTCGCAATGAGCAATGCTCAAGCCTATCAAATAACTCACAAAGGAATGAAATTTGAGGTCGGCAAAAACGATCTTTTGAACATTCGCGAATTTAACACGGGAATATTTGGCTTCAAGGCAAAGTCGTTGAGAGAAAATCTTGGGGAATTAACTACAGATAACGTTCAGGGTGAATTATATCTCACGGATCTGATAAAGATGTACAATGAAGATGATAAGAAAGTCAGCGCGGTAAATGCTGAGAACAGCAGATTAGTAGAAGGATTCAATGAAAAAAGTACTCTATTGGAAATGGAAGCTATTGCAAGGGATAGAGTCTATGAACTGCTGAAAGATGTGATTACCATTGAAGACAGGTATGATTTTTTCATTGCGGAAGAAGTAGTAGAACGGATTTTGAAGCTGGATAATTCAGGGAAATCCGGAGACATAATAATACAAAAGGGTGTATCTCTTGGACCAAATGTGCGGCTCTCGAACGGCGTTGAAATATGCACAAACAGCCAGCTAACAGGCGAAGTGCAAATAGGAGCTAATACTTTTATCGGGAAAAGAGTAACGATGAGTAACTTCCCCGGACAGTCCATAAAAATCGGTGAAGGAACGGAAATTCTTCACGGAAACGAAATTAAAGGGGAGGTAAAGATCGGTGATAATTGTATAATTGAATCGCGCGTATCTATAACCGGCAATGATGAATTTCCTGTAATTATAGAAGACAATGTCCATTTGAGAGGTGTTACATATATATTCGGAAGCAAAATTGAGAAAGGCGTTCATATAACCCATTCGGTGCTGAAACGTAAACATGTGAGAAATTTGGAATCAGAAAGCGGAAATACTTTTAAAATAAGATATGTTTTACCTTCCCCTGAGGGAGAAGAAGCGGTGACAGACATTTGA